Within the Mauremys reevesii isolate NIE-2019 linkage group 2, ASM1616193v1, whole genome shotgun sequence genome, the region CAGTTTCCTATAATTGACATATACTCATCGTACACCTCTCTCCTCTTGAGCTATCAGCGTGCAAGTTATTGACCAATCCTCCGTTTCATTTCAGCGCTgttaggggtgggtgggtgtaaaaaaacccaaacaaatagCTCAGGAAAAGCTTTTTTTAATATATACCGAAAGGAAACCCCTGCTGAATCTAGAAGACCATAAGGCAAGAAAGTCTATAAAACCACAGTTACTTTGcagcttttattaaaaatataaatattaaacattCTCTTACACAACAAAATTGACCGAGCGCTGAAAAGATGTTTTATTACGGACATGGTACAGGAAAAAGTTGAGTCGCAGTAGCTTACAGagatccccccacacccacacccacacacaaacacacacctttTCCCACAAGAAAAGTATCTCTCTTCTCCAATGGCTTCTTTGAAACCTTTCTTCCGCTGTCCCCCTCCTAAGTAGCGATGTCACTAGAACAAGTTTGAAATGGAGAAATAAAGGTCGGAAAGTTACAAATGACACTTTTCTCGTCACTGCACGGGAATACACTGCTGTGCATGCTAACCAAGGGCCATGGGCTCTGTTCAGCGTACACCCTCTATGTTAAAGCTATAGAAAAATAAAGAGATGACATCAGAGCAGCACTATGGTATATCATACTGTATCGTTTTGTGCTAACTGCAGAATCTCTTTGGCAAGGCGAGGCCGCTTCATTTCCCGATGATCTCCATCAGTTTCCTGTTGCTGTGAGCCTGCTGCGCTAACTGTTCGGCTCTGGCCATTTCCAAGACTTCTCGGAGGAGGTGGAAAGTCAGATCCAGGGAGATCGGGGGCTCCTCGGATCGCTTCTCCCTCTCCATCGCCTCCCCGGGCAGGCTCTCGGCTTCCCCCTCCCCGGGGCCCGCCGCACTCTCCAGCGAGCGctcggggagctgctgcagctgttgCACCGCTGCTCGGAAAAAGTTGGTGGCGGGGGCGCCGGGCGgtaggcggctgctgctgctagagGCGAAGAAGGAGGCGGCGGGGCTCTTGTTGAGGTTGCCCAGCCGCAGGAAATACTCTTCTCCCAGGCGGAGCAGCACGGGCAGGCTCGGCGGCGGCTGGAGGAAATCTGGCGGCAGCGGAGCGCTGGCGGCGGCGGAGGGGCTCTTGCTGAGGGCTCTGCAGTCATGGCAGGGCAGGAGAGCAACCAGCAGGATCCCTGTGGAGACCAACAGCTGGAGCTTCATGATCAACGCCCAGATCTGCAACGGGGGACAGAAgcggggggagggcgggaggagAAGGCGCGGGGCGGGGAGAGAAAACCTGCCGCGTTGGAGTTAGACGGTCGGGACGGGAGCGCACAGCCCGGTGGGTGCGGCTGGCCGCCGGCCGACCCCAGGGAGGGAGCCGCTCGGGCCGCTGTCCGAGGTGCTGAAAGGATCAGCCGCCCCCTGCGCCCCGGGCTctggccctgccccgggctgctCCCTTCTCCGGCTGGCGTCTCAGAGGCGCTGGCAGGAGCAAGCCCCCGACGGGCCCAGCGCCGCAGCACGGCTAGCAAGCGAGGGCCCGCTGccagccggggccgggcagggagcaAATGTCCCGTTTAAAGACGTACCGCGCCGTGGCTGCTTCCCAGGCcatgttccccccgcccccggccccgagGTCATTGCTCCCTCCCGCGGGACCCCCAGGAGCTGGCTTGCCAGGCTCCTTGGAAGTCTCTGCAGCCGCTTGCCCGCCAGAGCCGCACAGCTGCACCCGGGCAGGCAGAAGTTTGCTCGGTTGCGGCTCAGGCCGGTGATCGCTGCCTACCTCAGCGATGCCGCTGCCGGTTCGTAGGGCAGGTGGAGTCTGTCCGCACTGGGGGCTCGCGAGGTCCCGCTGTCACTCTGTCCGTGCCGCCTCTTCCCCAACTTGTGATCCGATTTTCTCCTAATCAGAGCCTGGGTGCGTGATTTTATAGCGTAGACCCTCTTCTGGAATCACGCAGCACTTGCCTAATAAGCTGACGCTTTCTTGACAGCCCGATTGCGTGCCCCGATCCACTGCTGAATAAATCATGGGGGCCCTTTCGGAGCAGCAATGGGCAGAGTTTTGCTATCACAACACAGAATCTCACATCCAATTATATCAACAGATATTTATCGCCTCGTTAGTGACGTCAGCCGGAGCTGGGTCGGGGGAGCTGAGCAgggcgctctcccattgacaaaAATCCTTGAATGAGATTTCCCAACGGGGGCTGAAAGCAACAGCGACCGACTTCTTACTATGAAAGGCCGAGCGGGCAGAAAACTTTCCACTCTAGTCCCGCATGTGAAGTACCTGCTGTCAGCCCGGATCCAGAGCCGGGCAAGGCTGCTAATCAGATTCAGAGCTTGCACCCTGGCTTTGTCAGCCTCCCGAGCGAACATCTAGTCAGAATGATGAACTAGAGACAGTTTGTTCTAATGCCAACACAGCTCATCGCCAGTACCAATTTATATGTAAGATCAACAAGTAAAACACCCCCATATAAAAGTCCCGATAAAGGACCCCGAGGCGATATTTTACCAAGATTTCCCATCTCTAGCTCGATGAGAGGTCCGAGATGCTAATCTCCAGTTGAATCTCTTAACACACTTAGCTGGTCTGAAAATTTAATAATTGGTAACATACACTCAAGTTAAATTTCCAGTAAAGCGGGAGGTAAAATCCAGCCAATGAGACTCAGGCACTAATGTGTTTTTATGGGAAACCTACTGTTTGAAAACACATAAGCGACATCAAACTGTGATACACAAGAGATCTGCTGTCGGGGTGTCAGGTTTGCTAGTGTCTGTGTTTGCAAGTCGTAGGGCTAAAGTTACCGCTTCAGGACGCATCTGTTAGAGAAATCAACGCCTGCATTTGCAATTAACTTGAAACGATCAGATCGGTGGCAGGTAGGAAGTGTTATAACTAAGTCTGTTGAAGTGTCTTATTCAAAAAACCCTGCAAACGCGACAGTTGCCATTAGGTTGTACATTAACCGTGTGATCCGAATTTCTGTATTAACAGTGAGTCAATCAACCTACATATAACGATCGGGATTTATGGAAACTTCCCCTTTTCTTATCTCTTGTTTTCTGCTTCATCGGTGAGATGTAAAGACGCCTTGCGATCTGTGCATACCAGGCTGACATTATTTTCCTATTGAAAAAACGTTGGCAGTTTCACGAGACCCTTGGTTTTGCCGTCTAGAAATTAAAAGCACATGAGTGAATGGCTGTTAAAACGCATTCAGTGGCATTTGAGGGCAGTTGTCTGGATGAAAATGATACTATTGTGTTTGATGATACACTTGTTTCTTTGCTGCGCGGCAATCAGAAGCGCTCTTCAAGCCTTTATGCAGTTGATCAGAACTCAGGCGGGCTGTGAGGAAGGGTTGTGAAGGGATGTCGTGTACGTTTCGTCGCAGGCACAGTCGCCAGCAGGATGCTGCTGTAGTGCCTCAAACAAAAACTAGAGACCCATGAATTTATGGTAAGAAAAAGAAGAAGCCTCGATTAACTCGGGCTTAAATGATGCCGTTGATTAACTGTTGCTTAGACAGAAACGGCTTGGTATGTGGAGGTTTTTCACCCTTAGTTCGTGACAAATAACGCCGTTTTAATGGATTAAACAATCAAATTATTTAGATGTATAACAACAAAAGGGGGGTAATGTGCTCTAGGCATCATTGTAAAACTGCACAGTAATAAGGGAAAAGGTAACCACACACGCTCTTTCTAGCAGTCAATTTAATGTTATTTTTGCAGCACGTCAATAGTGGGGAAAAGTGACTTCAGTCCCAAGTCAGTGAGTTCTTTCAGTCCCCTCGtgtattattttatttgattgtgtttgtattactgtagcacttagaagccctagtcatgaaccagcaccgcattgtgctaggtgctgtacaaagattGTAGAAAAGGAAGACTCGATTCTCTAGGAGCCAAAAGTCTAATCTGAATACATCTTATGCTGGTGAAATTACAACTAATATTAAAGCGCATATCACTATATTAAGATTATATTAAAGGAGAACTTTCATATTGCAGCAATTTTGGGAAAACAGATCACTGACTTAAAAAGATACTGGCAAATATTTCTCTGAGTTCCTGATGTTGGTTCACCTACTTCCTCACAGACAGAATTCTCTCTTTGCATGATCCTGCAGCACCAAAACTTGCTCTTATGGAAATGAGTGCAATTCATTTGTGATATCATCTTGGGTCAAATTCCGATGTCATTTACATGAATTCAGTCCCCACTGACAACACACTTTGGCCCTTTCGGGATCCCACTGGAGGTGCAGTAGGGCTGTAAGAGACTTAAATACAAGGGACCAAATGCTGCCCTCTAAACTGTGTGAAGAACCCCACTGATATCAGTGCATATCTGAGGGCAAACTTGCCCCAAATAGCTTTACTGGGTACCAGGAAAGCCCTTAAGCAGAAGCAGAAGCAGAAATTACCTATTACCTTACCTTTACCTTACCTTTaagcttttctgaatcagggtcTTAATTAGCAATGGAGGTGGGAACATTATGAAAAACATCTGAATGGTAAATGGATTTCAGTTTCCAGTTGGATGTATGAAAAAGCCTATCTGTGAGGCATAACCATACCAAAAGAAGGCAAGTTTTGATGGTGTAAGTTGGCACAGCTCCATTAATGTCAATTGCATGatgctgatttccaccagcttATTATCTGGCCTTCTGAGTTTAGAATTCCATCTTCAAACCCATTACCCTCTAGAGGAACATGCCTGAAATCCAGGTGTTTGAAATCCAAACTCAGGCCTGAATCCAAATTTCACAAGTGGACCTTACCTTTATAATGGGTAGAACCAAAACCCCACCCCACATCCAAGATATTTTTGTTGGTTCAAACTGCTGATCACATCTTGGGCCCTTCTGTAATTATAGTTCAGAATTGCAACTTGACCGTAGGTATTGCAACTTGCCAGCCCTCTGTCTTTGTTTATCTTGtctagattgtaagttctttgaggcaaggactgtctcttcctGTATGCTTGGCTGGCATCTGAGGGGCAGACTGTGCTAATCTTAGTTGCCCCTCTAGATATTACTATTAATAACTCAGCTAAACATTTATGAGAGTTTCATAACAATAGGAATATCTTGCCCCAAAAGTAAGTTTGTAAAATAATAAGCAATGCACAGAATTATTATATGAGGTAAGATCCAGCAAGAAGCTGAACATCTTCTGAGAGGCACTATACATCCTTAGCTCCCATTGTGTCTATCCACccagctatttttaaaaacatatctaATAAACAACTGGAAAAACAGAAATAACAACATAACACAGGCAGCTTTGCATGCCCATTAATGTGTGTTAACTCAGGCAGTCATGAACTGAAACACATATGATAACAAATACAGAAAGGCACGCATCTTGTAAATAGAAGAGAAGCTATTTGGATGTTTTTATAGTATGATAGCACAACTTACACTGATGTTTACAAGTGGTTCACAGAAACAGGAGCTAAGTTTGATCAAATGATAGCGGATGTAAGACGTACTCTTTAAAATGGGACTCTAGATGCAAGCTGGAGTGTTTGTTGTCATAACATCACCATTTTCAGTCTGTGGTATATTTGAAAAGGACATGAAGCCTATTATAGTGTGATCACAGAGCTAAAGAAGATGAAGTGCTGATATGAATGAGCTTCCAAGTACAATGGATGAGCTCCAATGGAATTATGCAAATTGAAACCAGCTCAAGATCTGACCCAATAGATTTTATATTTGATATATTTTAAGTTAGATATTGCAGCCAATGTTATCCCCTAGCCCCTCAAAAGAATACTAGTGACAGTGAAAATAGCAGGTAGATTGGGAAAGGTTGCTCAATTTTGGCATAAGCCTACACTTGCAAGAGTACTGCACCTTGGCATGCTCTttagatcagtgattctcaactaggggtacatatacccctgggggtacgcagaggtcttctaaggggtacatcaactcatctagatatttgcctagttttacaacaggctacataaaaagcactagtgaagtcagtacaaacctAAATTTCATATAATGACTTGTTCAtcctgctctgtatactatacactgaaatggaagtacaatatttatattccaaatgatttaatttataattatattgttaaaaatgagaacataagtAATTTTACAGTAACACGGTGCTGTAGAACTTTTGTATTGTTGTGtctaattttgtaagcaagtaccTTTtaggtgaggtgaaacttgggggtacacaagaaaatctgactcctgaaaggggtacagtagtctggaaagattgagagccactgctttagaTGATTCTTCTTTTGAGTAGGGTTTGTATTTTCACACATACTTGCTACCGAGCAAATATGATCATATTTAACCTTTATTTTCCCCTGAGATGGGTCTTTAATTATGTGTTGTAGGTCTTACAAATGTTTAAATACATGAAAGATTGTGATGATTATACTGTGATGGAGACCATAAAAGTACCTATGATATCCAGATAGATGACAAACCACCTCCTTCAATCTTTCAAATACAGAATTGGCTTCCTAAGTGCAAATAGCATTATCCAGAAATTAATTAGTTCCTGGGTGAAACACATGGGTCTCCACATCCTTAAAAAAATTAGTCCATGAGACACTCTGAATACTATTTGGAATGTTCAAATATAGGAACCATGCAAATATCAGTTATATCATATTCATgagtttcctttttttccctaTGGCTGCTATATGAAAAGTTTTAATATTATACTAATACTGCCCATTATGGGGTCAGACATACCATTTTCAAAGTTCTGAATCATAAAAGAATAATAATATCTACAAATGGAAAAGATGTAATAAGTTATCAAGTCCATCGTTTGGCTAGCTTCAATAAGCACAGACATTTTTAAGTAAATGGTCTTAAAAAAACATGGATCTGAAAATATATGGACCAAATTTAAACCTGGTGTAACTACTGAAGTTAATAGGGTCATACCAGTAATGGATCTGACCCCATATATTATGGGAGATGGCAGAATTTAAGTCTATCACACCATGCTAGAAGGTTGATTTGCTTTTCAATTGTTTCGTTTACTACAAAAAAGGAATATATTCCTTTTCATTACCAAGCTAGGGGCAGAATTTAGCTGTTATTCATAGCAAATGTTTTCATCATCTCATATTACTATGGCCCATGAGCATGGTTTTTATATACCATAGTTATGCTAAGTCCATACAGTCAAATCTCTAACACACAATACAACACAGCTGAGTGACAAGAAGGCCATTCTAAAGCATTATATCCAATAAGACATATTACTTTCAGGTGAGTGCCGTATATTTCTTCATGTTTTTGTTGTGTCTGCATTAATTGATATACAATGATGTATGAGTACGCTAAGTTTTCTtacgttttttttaaatacactatTGATATTAGTGCTCACAAATCTAAAATGTAGCGGATTTCCAGGTAGACTACAGAAAAAAAGACTAagatacaaaatattttattatgcAGTGAGGGTGATAAGTCATTTTAAAGGGACGGCATCTGCCCATTCTTCACATTTTAGCTTATGGGGAGGAGCTTTCCAAGCTACTCTTAGAGCAATTTGACTAAAGAGACATTGTCAAGGTAAAGACTGGGTAAAATCTGAGTCAGGCCCTTGTCTTTTCATCTGAGAACAAGGGGCTTGGGAATGCTACCCCTCTTGTccggttttaatttgttttaaagccaatttaaaataatttcattttggaAAGTCTTTATTTTGGGTGTTTCCTAGGATTCTCTATGGTGCACCTCCCCCCCCAGTATCAGAACTCCACATGTGTTTTAAATAACATATCCTCACAACAGTCTTGCTAGGTgatcctgccagcaggtaggggatcttgggggacaactattgcactggtggggtgcaaaataaactttattaagaaaaatgcaaaaacagggaaaattcaatagtgaagggtatggggtttgttaaggtagacaattggggaggggtttcttttagtaaatagtatagggggtttcaatagtggggtataatacagtggggtacaatacagttgggtacaatacagttggtaaccaattaacactgaaatataaatgtaacaggtagctaacaatttctatgtaaagggtgtgtcacagcagcatataaccaactaacagttatgggtaaaatgtgttaaatagcCAACAActctaggtaaaaatgtgttacagtggtgtaaatgtaaaatgtgaggtgtgtcagagagaaaaagggtaaccaatggggttttatgctagattttagcaatacaattgagggagatttaaactcagggagacacagagaacagacaGGCTGTgagtttaagcagcaaagagactggggaagcccgggggggggggggcacggggagaacgggggaaacacaattatacagaacacagcaaggtctttatctatgatctaacttaaccaagactacacaaattagcaagtaacaaaacacaatacaataattctctaagcctaacttacagagtacaatgcaaacaattttctaaacctaacttaaccacagctatgcaaaatgaaattacaatttagCTAGagtaaaggctaaacctaacctaatgggtgcaccttatactaggggtagttccagagggcagagtggtgtgtgcccaggatacagctccaaggggggggaggggtttaaggtggtggctgcagcagtgggacgaCTGCAAGTAGGCTGCCCAGGATAGAGTCCAGGGAGGCACGGCTTAGCAGCGGCACAGGTTTATTCCTAGCAGCAAAGGCGCTGCAGAGCTAGAAGCAGAGCAGTTACAGAACACAGACCACGGAGTTAACTTGGGTCTGCCTGCTGGGGGAAGAAAGCCAGCAGTTAGAACAAGGGGAGTGTGCAAGAGGTTTTCCTTACCAATCCCCAAAGCAGCAACAGGAACAGCAGTTTTAGCATCAGAGGACGCAGAGAGGACTCGATtcgcttacaataatcaggagctctccaggcaaaattcgttgttcgtgggaggggagtttaaaaacgggggtacgctcaaaaacaaacgagagcggggagagggccccccaaagacccctagctgatcagaccaggtggcaatgcaggaacctctccgggggtctgatcagaaaatgtctggttttaaaggcaaacttaggcagtttcccgccagtaactctgattggttccccttgttaCAGGGGAGGAAAGAAGGCTGCAGGTGAGTACAGAACATGCCTGGGCAAGTTTTTGAGCCACAGGTATGACTCATACACTCAGCTATTTGGCCACTTTAGGTCTTGCATTTCTGGGCAGAGCACCCTACACCGAGCCGGGTCTGAACaaagaagctagacaaaggaacAAGAAGCCCCCCTCcttgagcagagcaatggctccagtcagtctgcacaagccatccccatgagcagggccaggctgtgactttGGTCAGTTCAATGGCCGGGGGGGCGGCCACTTAGCACAaacagaa harbors:
- the CRH gene encoding corticoliberin, which gives rise to MKLQLLVSTGILLVALLPCHDCRALSKSPSAAASAPLPPDFLQPPPSLPVLLRLGEEYFLRLGNLNKSPAASFFASSSSSRLPPGAPATNFFRAAVQQLQQLPERSLESAAGPGEGEAESLPGEAMEREKRSEEPPISLDLTFHLLREVLEMARAEQLAQQAHSNRKLMEIIGK